From a single Phalacrocorax aristotelis chromosome 1, bGulAri2.1, whole genome shotgun sequence genomic region:
- the TASL gene encoding TLR adapter interacting with SLC15A4 on the lysosome has translation MLSEGYLYGIAYLCEDLNPELYRKSSAEEVVYEMRSINYSSMEDAQGKNLLQRYRSAGKCISSVCSRGSRHSRRQKDNLLQSAQHPAPKEQPSPATHVCEGLTRKDTYLVPSSCKSICKNYNDLHIAGDYVVPISSVTTDFTCDSGIGPFLESSEIPPPMESVRVPLSDTSRKPVQGYSSCWRLASLVPHQQPLSDSALNDYLEQKLVELYKQYIMDSTANRASPTQILASELIMTNVDQISMQISRERNMETTKAKDIVISRFLQIASGKISSEISTPSLHISQYSHTNA, from the coding sequence ATGCTGTCAGAAGGTTACCTTTATGGAATTGCCTACCTTTGTGAAGACCTGAACCCTGAGCTCTACAGGAAGAGTTCAGCTGAGGAAGTGGTATATGAAATGAGGTCCATTAATTATTCTTCTATGGAAGACGCACAAGGAAAAAACCTCCTTCAGAGATACAGATCTGCTGGCAAGTGCATTTCCTCAGTCTGTTCTAGAGGTAGCAGGcacagcagaaggcagaaggATAATCTCCTACAGTCTGCGCAGCACCCAGCGCCCAAAGAGCAGCCGTCTCCAGCTACGCATGTCTGTGAAGGGCTGACAAGAAAAGACACCTACCTGGTTCCATCTTCCTGCAAAAGCATTTGCAAGAACTACAATGATTTGCATATAGCTGGGGACTATGTGGTGCCGATTAGCTCGGTCACGACAGATTTTACCTGTGACAGCGGCATAGGCCCCTTCTTGGAGTCCTCAGAGATTCCTCCCCCCATGGAGTCTGTGAGGGTACCCCTCAGTGACACCAGCCGCAAGCCAGTCCAAGGCTACTCCTCGTGCTGGCGGCTGGCAAGCTTGGTGCCCCACCAGCAACCTCTCTCCGACTCAGCCCTGAACGACTACCTTGAACAGAAGCTGGTGGAACTCTATAAGCAGTACATCATGGATAGCACAGCAAACAGGGCATCCCCCACTCAGATCCTGGCCTCGGAGCTTATCATGACTAACGTAGATCAAATCAGCATGCAGATATCACGGGAGAGGAATATGGAGACCACCAAGGCCAAAGACATTGTCATTAGCCGCTTCTTACAAATAGCCAGTGGAAAAATATCATCGGAAATTAGCACACCTAGTCTGCACATTTCCCAGTATAGCCACACTAATGCGTAG